In Corynebacterium aquatimens, one genomic interval encodes:
- a CDS encoding HtaA domain-containing protein: protein MSLRTRLVAAATVVAVSTALPVPHAVAAPEELATPGIPVAAATSEEPASDQPAAEQPATKDGYVTWNMKGSFWKHLEGPLAKAEFTTTGGAYKSDDSFVFPIDTDGSKIGADGSGTLKLDGTATVRAYKGLGKDGAWGLDVTYSNLRVEFKNNKATLYADFTMSGRGGQGQGRFVEDQGTNMAMVDFILPGAIKPGTDFKAQNRSTVARDGLEKSLLNYKNGQKLDDGYVSVVVYKNAELPQVDTTPSGSSQTQKIVAIVLGVITAIAAILGVAAFAMPNIQF from the coding sequence ATGAGCCTTCGTACACGTCTTGTCGCTGCCGCAACGGTTGTGGCTGTCAGCACCGCACTTCCCGTTCCCCATGCCGTGGCCGCCCCGGAGGAGCTCGCGACTCCTGGCATCCCGGTCGCCGCAGCTACCTCCGAAGAACCGGCTTCTGACCAGCCCGCTGCTGAACAGCCTGCCACGAAAGACGGCTACGTTACGTGGAACATGAAGGGCAGCTTCTGGAAGCACCTCGAGGGCCCGCTCGCGAAAGCAGAGTTCACGACCACCGGCGGTGCCTACAAGTCCGACGACAGCTTCGTGTTCCCCATCGACACCGACGGGTCGAAGATCGGTGCCGACGGTTCAGGCACCCTGAAGCTTGACGGCACGGCGACCGTTCGCGCCTACAAGGGACTCGGCAAGGACGGGGCCTGGGGCCTGGATGTCACCTACTCCAACCTCCGCGTGGAGTTCAAGAACAACAAAGCCACTCTGTATGCCGACTTCACCATGTCCGGCCGGGGTGGTCAGGGCCAGGGCAGGTTCGTCGAGGACCAGGGCACCAACATGGCCATGGTCGACTTCATCCTTCCGGGCGCCATCAAGCCGGGCACTGATTTCAAGGCACAGAACCGCTCGACTGTCGCCCGCGACGGCCTCGAAAAGTCCCTCCTCAACTACAAGAACGGCCAAAAGCTTGACGACGGCTACGTCAGCGTCGTCGTCTACAAGAACGCCGAGCTGCCACAGGTGGACACCACTCCGAGCGGCTCTTCGCAGACGCAGAAGATCGTCGCCATCGTTCTCGGCGTGATCACGGCCATCGCCGCTATCCTCGGCGTCGCTGCGTTCGCAATGCCGAACATCCAGTTCTAA
- a CDS encoding DNA-3-methyladenine glycosylase has translation MIDFSAPADVVAPQLLGCFLSHNGVTLRITEVEAYLGTDDPAAHGYRGKTARNAAMFGPPGRFYVYLSYGIHLNGNIVCAPEGTGHGCLLRAGEVIRGEELAQKRRQAPRKGIRGGRPAERDIEFANLARGPGNLGAALDLTLADNGVPVRVTDRAHEPEWVAGPRIGISKNADATLRFWIPGDPTVSPPRGRPKPQADR, from the coding sequence GTGATCGATTTTTCCGCCCCAGCAGACGTGGTCGCACCGCAGCTGCTGGGGTGTTTCCTTTCCCACAACGGCGTGACTTTACGTATCACGGAGGTGGAGGCCTACCTGGGCACCGACGACCCGGCAGCGCACGGCTACCGGGGCAAAACTGCCCGCAACGCGGCGATGTTCGGCCCGCCGGGACGGTTCTACGTCTACTTGTCGTACGGCATCCACCTCAACGGAAACATCGTGTGCGCGCCGGAAGGCACGGGCCACGGATGTCTGCTCCGCGCCGGCGAGGTGATTCGCGGTGAGGAGCTCGCTCAGAAGCGTCGACAAGCTCCGCGCAAGGGCATCCGCGGCGGCCGCCCGGCCGAAAGGGACATCGAGTTCGCCAATCTTGCCCGCGGGCCCGGCAACCTTGGCGCAGCGCTGGACCTCACGCTCGCCGATAACGGCGTCCCCGTGCGCGTTACCGACCGCGCCCACGAACCGGAGTGGGTCGCGGGCCCACGCATCGGAATCAGCAAGAACGCCGACGCCACGTTGCGCTTCTGGATCCCCGGCGACCCCACCGTCAGCCCTCCGCGCGGGCGCCCGAAGCCCCAAGCAGATCGCTAA
- a CDS encoding HNH endonuclease signature motif containing protein — MSFAALVEAMGASAVDTLAGFDRAAAIEAGFKPSDAKAWAALHAVYYGPTRATRYQKALREKARASKFSLHQLALIEQHLARVSDKKQQRELRMELLSVRGGYDTLNRRAKEIVPTAATPPKDSFRVTASKMGKRSVHITADERFVADLEHAIHQYAKAIAATKSPDAPHITRPTATQMLTAFVAFMRGGLSPAGDGDGAGIPLAAPRPLLLIPLPEWTKIIRGDLDDVELSLTDGTTITGADFLNKYYANPEFGLEAATFHPTEGPVNLYRASRYANDKQRDLARATTPVCPVPGCKVPADYCQVHHITAWKNGGETNMDNLTMLCSYHNAINDDGPHPSTRGTARGGARPRNAGTMIRLRGTPMWRSPKGYTVPNPHPHYASGAMISLFGDPRRRARGRRNRPTASTNGPP; from the coding sequence ATGAGTTTCGCAGCACTGGTTGAGGCAATGGGGGCAAGCGCCGTCGATACGCTTGCGGGCTTTGACCGTGCTGCGGCGATTGAGGCGGGGTTCAAACCGTCGGACGCGAAAGCGTGGGCCGCCCTCCATGCGGTGTACTACGGTCCCACGCGCGCGACGCGCTACCAAAAGGCCCTGCGTGAGAAGGCCCGCGCGAGTAAGTTCTCGCTGCACCAGCTCGCGCTAATAGAGCAGCACCTCGCGCGCGTCAGCGACAAGAAGCAGCAGCGCGAGCTGCGCATGGAGTTGCTCAGCGTTCGCGGGGGCTACGACACTTTAAATCGCCGCGCCAAAGAAATCGTGCCCACGGCGGCCACTCCCCCGAAGGATTCCTTCCGCGTCACGGCGTCGAAGATGGGTAAGCGCAGCGTCCACATCACCGCCGATGAGCGCTTCGTCGCGGACCTTGAGCACGCGATCCACCAGTACGCGAAAGCCATCGCGGCCACCAAGTCCCCCGACGCCCCCCACATCACACGGCCGACAGCCACGCAGATGCTCACGGCGTTCGTCGCATTCATGCGCGGTGGTCTCTCCCCCGCGGGCGACGGCGACGGCGCGGGCATTCCACTCGCCGCTCCGCGCCCCTTGCTCCTCATCCCCTTGCCGGAGTGGACAAAGATCATCCGCGGCGACCTGGATGACGTCGAGCTTTCGCTTACCGACGGCACCACCATCACCGGCGCCGACTTCCTCAACAAGTACTACGCGAATCCGGAATTCGGGCTTGAAGCGGCGACGTTCCACCCCACCGAGGGACCAGTGAATCTCTACCGGGCCAGCCGTTATGCCAACGACAAGCAGCGCGACCTAGCACGCGCCACCACGCCGGTCTGCCCCGTGCCCGGGTGCAAGGTGCCCGCAGATTACTGCCAAGTCCACCACATCACCGCGTGGAAGAACGGCGGGGAGACAAACATGGACAACCTGACCATGTTGTGCTCGTACCACAACGCAATTAACGACGACGGGCCCCACCCCAGCACCCGCGGCACCGCCCGCGGCGGGGCCCGACCTCGCAACGCTGGAACGATGATCCGGCTGCGCGGTACACCCATGTGGCGCTCGCCGAAGGGGTACACGGTGCCTAACCCGCACCCTCACTACGCGTCCGGGGCGATGATCTCTTTGTTCGGCGATCCCCGCCGCCGCGCCCGCGGCCGCCGGAACCGCCCAACGGCATCAACGAACGGCCCGCCGTAG
- the ppk2 gene encoding polyphosphate kinase 2, which produces MSKSKPPKLSREAYEKELRRLQTELVAMQQWVVETGARIVIVMEGRDAAGKGSAIKRITQYLNPRVCRIEALPKPTEREQTQWYFQRYVEKLPAAGEIVIFDRSWYNRAGVERVMGFCTSQEYRRFLHQAPIFERMLVEDGILLRKYWFSVSDEEQYRRFVSRKQDPLRQWKLSPMDLESITKWEEYSRAKDEMFIHTDIPSAPWYTVESEDKKRSRINVISHLLSTIPYEYIEPDLPEIPERPSGSTYVRPPRDEFRYVPDAAAKLEKSSKSDKHSKNKHSKNKHSKDKH; this is translated from the coding sequence ATGAGTAAATCCAAGCCCCCGAAGCTATCCCGCGAAGCGTACGAGAAGGAATTGCGCAGGCTCCAGACAGAGCTGGTGGCGATGCAGCAATGGGTGGTCGAGACGGGCGCCCGGATCGTCATCGTGATGGAGGGCCGCGACGCCGCCGGCAAAGGGTCGGCGATCAAGCGCATCACTCAGTATCTGAATCCGCGTGTCTGCCGCATTGAGGCGCTGCCCAAGCCCACCGAGCGCGAACAAACCCAGTGGTACTTCCAGCGGTACGTGGAGAAGCTGCCGGCTGCTGGTGAGATCGTGATCTTCGACCGCTCTTGGTACAACCGCGCGGGCGTCGAGCGCGTCATGGGCTTTTGCACGTCGCAGGAGTACCGGCGGTTCCTCCACCAGGCGCCGATCTTCGAGCGCATGCTGGTCGAGGACGGGATTCTGCTGCGCAAATACTGGTTCTCCGTCTCCGACGAGGAGCAGTACCGCCGCTTCGTGTCCCGCAAGCAGGATCCGCTGCGCCAGTGGAAGCTGTCGCCGATGGATCTGGAGTCGATTACCAAGTGGGAGGAATACTCCCGCGCGAAGGATGAGATGTTCATCCACACCGACATTCCCTCCGCGCCGTGGTACACCGTCGAGAGCGAGGACAAGAAGCGCTCGCGCATCAACGTCATTTCGCACCTCTTATCGACGATCCCCTACGAGTACATCGAACCCGACCTACCCGAAATCCCCGAGCGGCCCTCCGGTAGCACCTACGTCCGCCCGCCGCGCGACGAGTTCCGCTACGTGCCCGACGCCGCCGCGAAGCTGGAGAAGAGCTCGAAGTCTGACAAGCACAGCAAAAACAAGCACAGCAAAAACAAGCACAGCAAAGACAAGCACTAA
- a CDS encoding neutral/alkaline non-lysosomal ceramidase N-terminal domain-containing protein, producing MAFTRRTFLAASSLTAAVAAASTWPTATADDKARGVTLEVGRGMADMTGEPLGAGMNGYAVSEQTTTGIRFRQMARAFIFVDPSGSRTLFIVGEFGLMFQSIQREVLRRLNDKFRGLYHEGNTFITATHTHTGPGGTSGHLMVDLVTMGFRPVTFEATVEGMVVAAERAHADIQESDVYFTRGVVTEAGANRSFQAFKRNEDDALELFPNGVNPESHTLHIARGGEEVGLINWYGLHATCFGHEHTLIDGDHKGWASWKMETDHGVVHRDPAKHTFVAAFATGGQGDITPNMGLVPKSGPGFQDEALSAKILGDRQIEGTNGPVVTTGGGSVTGVARVRNVHKWVDMRSFVVDGRFTADGQDKKLGPAVLGAAFAATSQEDGGPALVFNEGERGGNEWVKGLTKMFVTDEMREIHGNKEQLLFMGYVDGMIQQTLMYSITEINGVFILTHSMEPTTMAAYRMRRHVAGVLGVPIERVICQGYTSGYAHYVTTPEEYDNQDYEGGATIFGRHQLDAMIQVFDELAVALRDGTPVDPGQPAGDLTGLIPKSLAGRPGIDRADWGKKFGEVIVDTPNVRVGQKASATFAFANPNSNLRLGDGYVVITNAQGAVVADDFHANTTVEFIKNMDVVNARVTWDTEGFAPGTYTLKLRGTSRDAERILTPFEGSTTVTVHA from the coding sequence ATGGCCTTCACACGCCGGACATTCCTTGCAGCTAGCTCACTCACCGCAGCCGTAGCCGCGGCGAGCACGTGGCCAACCGCAACCGCCGATGACAAAGCGCGCGGCGTCACGCTTGAAGTCGGCCGCGGCATGGCGGACATGACCGGCGAACCGCTCGGCGCGGGCATGAACGGCTACGCCGTCAGCGAGCAAACAACGACCGGCATCCGCTTCCGCCAAATGGCGCGCGCGTTCATCTTCGTGGATCCGTCGGGTAGCCGCACGCTGTTCATCGTCGGCGAGTTCGGCCTGATGTTCCAGTCGATCCAGCGTGAGGTGCTGCGCCGCCTGAACGACAAGTTCCGCGGGCTGTACCACGAGGGAAACACCTTCATCACCGCCACCCACACCCACACCGGCCCGGGCGGAACCTCCGGGCACTTGATGGTGGACCTGGTCACGATGGGTTTCCGCCCCGTCACCTTCGAAGCCACCGTCGAGGGCATGGTGGTCGCCGCTGAACGCGCGCACGCCGACATCCAGGAAAGCGACGTCTACTTCACCCGCGGGGTGGTCACAGAAGCCGGCGCGAACCGTTCCTTCCAGGCGTTCAAACGCAACGAAGACGACGCGCTTGAGCTGTTCCCCAACGGCGTGAATCCTGAGTCGCACACGCTCCACATCGCCCGCGGCGGCGAGGAGGTCGGCTTGATCAACTGGTACGGCCTTCACGCCACGTGCTTCGGGCATGAGCACACGCTTATCGACGGCGACCACAAAGGCTGGGCCTCCTGGAAAATGGAAACGGACCACGGCGTGGTGCACAGGGATCCCGCGAAGCACACCTTCGTTGCAGCGTTTGCGACAGGCGGGCAGGGCGACATCACGCCGAACATGGGACTGGTGCCCAAATCGGGGCCGGGTTTTCAGGACGAGGCACTGAGCGCGAAGATCCTCGGGGATAGGCAGATTGAGGGGACGAATGGGCCCGTAGTTACGACTGGCGGCGGGTCAGTGACCGGCGTTGCGCGCGTGCGCAACGTGCACAAGTGGGTGGACATGCGCTCGTTCGTGGTGGACGGTCGCTTCACCGCCGACGGGCAGGACAAGAAGCTGGGGCCCGCGGTGCTTGGCGCCGCATTCGCAGCGACGAGCCAGGAAGACGGCGGCCCGGCGCTGGTCTTCAACGAAGGCGAGCGCGGCGGCAACGAGTGGGTCAAGGGCCTGACCAAGATGTTCGTCACCGACGAAATGCGCGAAATCCACGGCAACAAGGAACAGTTGCTGTTCATGGGGTACGTCGATGGCATGATCCAGCAGACGCTCATGTACTCCATCACTGAGATCAACGGGGTGTTCATCCTCACCCACTCGATGGAGCCGACGACGATGGCCGCCTACCGCATGCGCCGCCACGTTGCGGGCGTGCTGGGCGTGCCGATCGAGCGCGTTATCTGCCAGGGATACACCTCCGGCTACGCGCACTACGTCACGACGCCCGAGGAGTACGACAACCAGGACTACGAAGGCGGCGCTACCATTTTCGGCCGCCACCAGCTCGACGCCATGATCCAGGTTTTCGACGAACTCGCCGTTGCGCTTCGCGACGGAACACCCGTCGACCCCGGCCAGCCCGCCGGCGACCTGACCGGGCTCATCCCGAAATCCCTGGCTGGCAGACCCGGGATTGACCGCGCGGATTGGGGGAAGAAGTTTGGTGAGGTGATCGTCGATACGCCAAACGTGCGCGTGGGGCAGAAAGCCTCCGCGACATTCGCTTTCGCGAACCCCAACTCCAACCTGCGCCTCGGCGACGGCTACGTCGTGATCACCAACGCGCAGGGCGCGGTCGTAGCCGATGACTTCCACGCCAATACGACCGTGGAGTTCATCAAGAACATGGACGTGGTGAACGCCCGCGTCACCTGGGACACCGAGGGTTTCGCGCCGGGGACCTACACGCTGAAGTTGCGCGGGACGTCACGCGATGCCGAGCGCATACTCACCCCGTTTGAGGGAAGCACCACCGTGACAGTCCACGCGTAA
- a CDS encoding ABC-F family ATP-binding cassette domain-containing protein has product MANLINLEKVSKSFGLKTLLDGVSLGVQTGDRIGVVGLNGGGKTTLLEVLTGIEEPDSGRVSHANDLRMAVVTQRFELADDLTIGQVVVEPLGLEVYEWASNAKVREVLAGTGVADLGLETRVGELSGGERRRVNLAAALVRDLDLVVLDEPTNHLDVEGVQWLADHLLSRKIAVVVVTHDRWFLDTVATLTWEVHDGTVDVYEGGYNDWTFARAERARQADAIEQRRQNLARKELAWLRRGAPARTSKPRYRIEAAEKLIADVPAPRDTVELMAFSKQRQGRVVVELEDATLNAPAAAGAAAATAPAAHGRTLLDRVTWRLAPGERIGLVGVNGSGKTTLLRALAGDYPLTHGKRIEGKTARIGWLRQELDDLDPSRRVLDAVEDVATYITLGKKELSASQLAERLGFSAKRQRTPVGDLSGGERRRLQLTRVLMAEPNILLLDEPTNDLDIDTLQELEDLLDSWPGTLVVISHDRYLIERIADSTYALFGDGKLTHLPGGIEQYLERRKAAGAGAGGAGTLNLGAAGGAGGAGGAGAGGAAGAGGGGAGGMSSKEKRELNKKMTQLERKMAKLDEQATALEAEITEMSQEAAPDFGAIGDKTNQIADLNSQREGLEMEWLEIVDKLEQ; this is encoded by the coding sequence GTGGCGAACTTAATCAACCTAGAGAAAGTCTCTAAAAGTTTTGGGCTCAAGACGCTTCTCGACGGAGTGTCTTTAGGCGTTCAGACCGGCGACCGCATCGGGGTGGTCGGGCTCAACGGTGGCGGCAAGACGACGCTGCTGGAAGTGCTGACCGGCATTGAGGAGCCTGATTCTGGGCGTGTCTCGCACGCCAATGATCTGCGCATGGCCGTGGTGACGCAGCGGTTTGAGCTCGCGGACGACCTGACGATCGGGCAGGTCGTCGTGGAGCCTCTGGGCCTGGAGGTCTACGAGTGGGCGTCGAACGCGAAGGTGCGCGAGGTGCTAGCCGGGACCGGCGTCGCAGACCTGGGGCTGGAGACCCGGGTGGGGGAGCTGTCCGGTGGGGAGCGGCGCCGCGTGAATCTTGCAGCGGCGCTGGTGCGCGACTTGGACCTGGTGGTGCTCGACGAGCCCACGAACCACCTGGACGTCGAGGGCGTGCAATGGTTGGCTGACCATTTGCTGAGCCGAAAAATCGCGGTGGTAGTGGTCACCCACGACCGCTGGTTCTTGGACACCGTGGCCACGCTCACGTGGGAGGTCCACGACGGTACCGTCGATGTCTACGAGGGCGGGTACAACGACTGGACTTTCGCCCGCGCCGAGCGCGCCCGGCAGGCCGACGCGATCGAGCAGCGCCGGCAAAACCTCGCGCGCAAGGAGCTCGCGTGGCTCCGCCGCGGCGCGCCCGCCCGCACGTCCAAACCGCGATACCGCATCGAGGCCGCGGAGAAACTCATCGCCGACGTGCCCGCGCCGCGCGACACCGTTGAACTCATGGCTTTCTCCAAGCAGCGCCAGGGGAGGGTCGTGGTGGAGCTCGAGGACGCGACGCTGAACGCGCCCGCCGCCGCCGGGGCCGCCGCCGCCACCGCGCCCGCCGCGCACGGCCGCACTCTCCTCGACCGCGTCACCTGGCGCCTCGCGCCGGGCGAGCGGATCGGCCTCGTGGGCGTCAACGGGTCCGGCAAAACGACCCTGTTGCGCGCGCTGGCAGGCGATTACCCGCTCACTCACGGCAAACGAATCGAGGGCAAGACCGCCCGGATCGGTTGGTTGAGGCAGGAGTTGGATGACTTGGATCCGTCGAGACGCGTGCTCGACGCGGTGGAAGACGTCGCGACGTACATCACCCTTGGCAAGAAAGAGCTGTCCGCATCCCAGCTCGCGGAGCGGCTGGGGTTTTCCGCGAAGCGGCAACGCACGCCCGTCGGCGACCTTTCGGGCGGTGAGCGCCGCCGCCTTCAGCTCACCCGCGTGCTGATGGCCGAGCCGAACATTTTGCTTCTCGACGAACCCACCAACGACCTCGACATCGACACCCTCCAAGAACTCGAAGATCTCCTCGATTCGTGGCCGGGTACGTTGGTGGTGATTTCGCACGATCGGTACCTGATCGAGCGCATCGCCGATTCCACGTACGCCCTGTTTGGCGACGGCAAGCTGACGCACCTCCCGGGCGGCATCGAGCAGTATTTGGAGCGTCGGAAGGCGGCCGGCGCGGGTGCTGGCGGTGCGGGGACGCTGAACCTGGGCGCGGCTGGCGGCGCGGGCGGTGCCGGCGGCGCGGGCGCCGGGGGCGCGGCGGGCGCGGGCGGGGGCGGCGCGGGCGGCATGAGCTCCAAAGAAAAACGCGAGCTGAACAAAAAGATGACCCAGCTCGAGCGAAAGATGGCCAAGCTCGACGAGCAAGCAACGGCGCTGGAGGCCGAGATCACCGAAATGAGCCAAGAGGCTGCCCCCGATTTCGGGGCTATCGGGGACAAAACAAATCAGATCGCAGACCTAAACTCCCAGCGTGAGGGGTTGGAGATGGAGTGGTTGGAGATCGTCGATAAGCTTGAGCAATAA
- a CDS encoding GHMP family kinase ATP-binding protein: protein MARVFQASAPGKVNLHLGVGAARPDGYHELSTVFMAVDRVETVTLTEQPGVVTTDGGVVAAMNTTFRVEPPTENIDGPGNLAWRAVETAVQAAVAAATADAAGAADAGADPLLRPPAERLPAVRIDVDKTVPVAGGMAGGSADAAAALIAANAYLAHHVEALPHDTLVAIGRSLGADVPFCMMGGIALGTARGDELVSMMGRGEYWFVFVNPRVGLSTGAVFERLDEMRYNSPSLVPRMETGALARALMSGDPREVAAAMHNDLEAAAVSMEPGLKGLADVAVREGGLRAMVSGSGPTLAVLCEDQARAHHVCERLRAHTHSGDHTGDLEIFVARGPVPGAH from the coding sequence ATGGCGCGGGTGTTTCAGGCGAGCGCGCCGGGCAAAGTGAACCTGCACCTCGGGGTGGGTGCCGCGCGGCCCGATGGGTACCACGAACTATCGACGGTGTTCATGGCCGTGGACCGCGTGGAAACCGTAACTCTTACGGAGCAACCGGGTGTTGTCACGACCGACGGCGGCGTCGTGGCCGCGATGAACACGACCTTTCGTGTCGAACCGCCAACGGAGAACATCGATGGTCCCGGCAACCTCGCGTGGCGCGCCGTCGAGACAGCTGTGCAAGCAGCCGTAGCCGCCGCGACCGCCGACGCCGCGGGCGCCGCCGACGCGGGCGCCGACCCACTCCTGCGGCCGCCCGCCGAACGGCTGCCTGCCGTGCGCATCGACGTGGACAAAACCGTGCCGGTAGCCGGGGGCATGGCCGGGGGATCGGCGGATGCGGCGGCGGCGCTGATCGCGGCGAATGCCTACCTTGCTCACCATGTGGAGGCGTTGCCGCACGACACGCTCGTGGCAATTGGGCGCTCGCTGGGTGCGGACGTTCCGTTCTGCATGATGGGCGGAATCGCCTTGGGTACCGCGCGCGGCGACGAGCTCGTTTCCATGATGGGCCGCGGCGAATACTGGTTTGTCTTCGTGAACCCGCGGGTGGGGCTGTCCACCGGGGCGGTGTTCGAGCGTCTCGACGAAATGCGGTACAACTCGCCATCTTTAGTTCCCCGCATGGAAACCGGTGCGCTGGCTAGGGCGCTGATGAGCGGTGACCCTCGGGAAGTTGCGGCGGCGATGCACAACGACCTCGAAGCGGCCGCGGTGTCCATGGAACCGGGATTGAAAGGGCTTGCGGACGTTGCCGTCCGCGAGGGCGGATTGCGCGCCATGGTGTCCGGATCCGGACCGACTCTGGCCGTGCTCTGCGAGGACCAGGCCCGCGCCCACCACGTGTGCGAGCGCCTGCGCGCCCACACGCACTCCGGCGACCACACCGGCGACCTGGAAATTTTCGTCGCTCGCGGCCCCGTGCCCGGCGCCCACTAA
- the rsmA gene encoding 16S rRNA (adenine(1518)-N(6)/adenine(1519)-N(6))-dimethyltransferase RsmA, with product MTSPQLLGPAEIRALADELGVAPTKKLGQNFVHDPNTVRRIVDTAALDPSDTVMEVGPGLGSLTLGLLDVANSVIAVEIDPRLAERLPRTVAEFAPDHAANLSVINKDALALVPGDLPTAPTEPTAPTAPTALVANLPYNVAVPVLLTVLERFSSISKVLVMVQLEVAERLAATPGTKIYGVPSAKAAFYGDVRQAGTIGKNVFWPAPNVNSGLVRINVRDKGWPREARTEVFPLIDAAFAQRRKTLRAALSSVYGSAADAERALVAAGIDPTLRGEKLAIEDFVRLAGVGVQ from the coding sequence GTGACATCGCCCCAGCTTCTGGGCCCAGCGGAGATCCGCGCGCTCGCCGATGAGCTCGGCGTCGCCCCGACGAAAAAACTGGGCCAGAACTTCGTCCACGACCCGAACACGGTGCGGCGCATCGTCGACACCGCCGCGCTCGATCCCTCCGATACCGTCATGGAAGTCGGCCCGGGCCTGGGATCACTCACCCTCGGCCTGCTGGACGTGGCCAATAGCGTCATCGCCGTGGAGATCGACCCGCGCCTCGCCGAACGCCTGCCCCGCACCGTCGCCGAATTCGCCCCCGATCATGCCGCGAATCTTTCAGTGATCAACAAAGACGCCCTCGCGCTGGTCCCCGGCGATTTGCCCACTGCGCCCACTGAACCCACCGCACCCACCGCACCCACCGCGCTCGTGGCCAACCTGCCCTACAACGTCGCCGTGCCGGTGTTGTTGACGGTGTTGGAGAGGTTTTCGTCGATAAGCAAAGTGCTCGTGATGGTCCAGCTAGAGGTCGCGGAACGGCTTGCGGCGACCCCGGGGACCAAAATTTACGGCGTGCCCAGTGCGAAAGCCGCGTTCTACGGCGACGTGCGGCAGGCGGGCACGATTGGCAAAAACGTGTTCTGGCCAGCGCCGAACGTCAATTCGGGGCTCGTGCGCATCAACGTCCGCGACAAAGGCTGGCCGCGGGAGGCGCGCACTGAGGTCTTTCCGCTTATCGACGCAGCCTTCGCCCAACGCCGCAAAACCCTCCGCGCCGCGCTGAGCTCCGTGTATGGGTCTGCCGCCGATGCTGAGCGCGCGCTTGTGGCCGCCGGAATCGATCCCACGCTGCGCGGGGAAAAACTCGCGATCGAAGATTTCGTGCGCCTCGCTGGGGTAGGGGTGCAGTAA
- a CDS encoding resuscitation-promoting factor codes for MSPRHRINKRSSTRVVLASSAVGAMVVGGGATAFAAQKNVTVDVNGETVELSTFSKDVDGALSAAGIELGDKDVVYPAPSEKLVNGDTVTVRTAKPVAVVIDGQAQELVSTAVTVDDLLSELPDAVGGSSLNVDGAQKLTDGMTVDVTTPKIVEIVDGGQSTYTAQAAKTVGELLAARGVAVDSNDRVSPSLDTPVKGNMKITVDRVSVVETTDTVEFDAPVKYVEDDSIEPGKEEVREKGSKGEKKVSKRVVTVNGKVAEETISGERETRPAKPKVIYRSKETAGGNTGTSAPAVADGSVWDAIAQCESGGNWSINTGNGYHGGLQFAASTWTGFGGGAYAPTADQATREQQIAIAQKVQASQGWGAWPACTASLGIR; via the coding sequence ATGTCGCCTCGCCATCGAATCAATAAACGTAGTTCCACCCGTGTCGTACTTGCCTCCAGTGCCGTTGGTGCAATGGTTGTTGGCGGCGGCGCAACGGCGTTCGCCGCGCAGAAGAACGTCACGGTGGACGTCAACGGTGAGACCGTTGAGCTGAGCACGTTCTCTAAGGACGTTGACGGCGCCCTGTCGGCGGCGGGCATTGAGCTCGGGGACAAAGACGTTGTCTACCCGGCGCCGAGTGAGAAGCTGGTCAACGGCGACACGGTCACGGTGCGCACCGCGAAGCCCGTCGCCGTGGTCATCGACGGCCAGGCCCAAGAACTCGTCTCCACCGCGGTCACGGTGGATGACCTTCTCTCAGAGCTCCCTGACGCCGTGGGCGGTTCTTCGCTCAACGTCGATGGGGCACAGAAGCTTACCGACGGGATGACAGTCGACGTCACCACCCCAAAGATCGTGGAAATCGTTGATGGTGGACAGTCCACGTACACCGCGCAGGCTGCGAAGACGGTTGGCGAGCTTCTTGCAGCCCGCGGCGTGGCAGTGGACTCGAACGACCGAGTGAGCCCGTCCCTGGACACCCCGGTGAAGGGAAACATGAAGATCACGGTCGACCGTGTTTCTGTCGTGGAGACCACCGACACCGTGGAGTTTGACGCGCCCGTGAAGTACGTCGAGGACGATTCGATCGAGCCGGGCAAGGAAGAGGTCCGCGAGAAGGGCTCCAAGGGCGAGAAGAAAGTCAGCAAGCGAGTCGTGACCGTCAACGGCAAGGTCGCGGAGGAGACAATTTCCGGCGAGCGCGAGACCCGCCCCGCGAAACCGAAAGTGATCTACCGCTCGAAGGAGACCGCCGGAGGCAACACCGGCACCTCCGCCCCAGCTGTTGCTGATGGTTCCGTCTGGGACGCCATCGCGCAGTGCGAGTCCGGCGGCAACTGGTCCATCAACACCGGCAACGGTTACCACGGCGGCCTGCAGTTCGCGGCGAGCACCTGGACTGGCTTCGGTGGCGGCGCCTACGCGCCGACGGCTGACCAAGCCACCCGTGAACAGCAGATCGCCATCGCGCAGAAAGTCCAGGCCTCCCAGGGATGGGGTGCGTGGCCGGCGTGTACGGCAAGCCTCGGCATCCGGTAA